The nucleotide window ATAGTGCAGATCCCTTCCCGGCCTCAACACATATTGACACCCTCTCAGCCATCGTGGATGTCCTGAAGGAACATGACTCCCGCATTGTCCTGGCAGAGAGGAGCGGAATGGGCGATACAAGAAAAGTTCTGGAAGATATCGGTGTCGTGGAACTTGCAGGGAAAAAAGGATTTGAGGTGGTTGTACTTGATGAACTCAAGAGTGATGACTGGGTGAAGGAAAAAGGTAGCCACTGGAGCAGGGGATATTTGTTCCCGAAGGTATTCAGGGAGGCGGATTCGGTAATCACGACATGCTGTCTTAAGACACACAGGTTCGGGGGGCAAATCACCATGTCGCTCAAGAACAGTGTCGGCATGGTAGCAAAATACGATCCTGACGACGGGTACAACTATATGTCAGAGCTTCATTCCTCAAGATACCAGAGGCTGATGATTGCAGAAATCAATTCAGCCTACAAGCCTGAGTTCATAATCATGGATGGGATTAAGGGTTTTTCAAAAGGAGGACCTGACACGGGGACGCTGATAGAACCTGAAATACTGATAGCAAGCTCTGACAGGGTGGCTCTGGACGCTGCTGGTATATGCGTTCTCAGGATATACAGTACTACGGGTGAGATCTCAAGGGGCGGGGTATTTGAACAGGAAC belongs to Candidatus Methanoperedens sp. and includes:
- a CDS encoding DUF362 domain-containing protein → MLKNFDLENLSGKKVAVKANYNSADPFPASTHIDTLSAIVDVLKEHDSRIVLAERSGMGDTRKVLEDIGVVELAGKKGFEVVVLDELKSDDWVKEKGSHWSRGYLFPKVFREADSVITTCCLKTHRFGGQITMSLKNSVGMVAKYDPDDGYNYMSELHSSRYQRLMIAEINSAYKPEFIIMDGIKGFSKGGPDTGTLIEPEILIASSDRVALDAAGICVLRIYSTTGEISRGGVFEQEQIARAAELGLGASAPDGIEIVAVNEDAQGVCSLIEEKLKESL